From Mytilus edulis chromosome 9, xbMytEdul2.2, whole genome shotgun sequence, the proteins below share one genomic window:
- the LOC139488856 gene encoding uncharacterized protein, translating into MEIFNRKLNMINIAGLIILLFIVKHGHAAVTANTTSATTSATSGPAVATKITTVNPISTPIAPSANGTTTKMNMSTSSPSTGPTGPTGSIKSKTTPLPTTTAPKPPDTCYMYEISCNKATCPAVYENKTVHFPNDVKMCNRTDTGFCFVNKIVDSKNQSIANYTMGCNTNCNYKKDITGCCNSNLCNGDLSLLNSGQYVKYNFLMSVLCIAISLFRLDIYF; encoded by the exons ATGGAGATATTTAACAGAAAATTGAATATGATAAATATAGCAG gaCTGATTATTCTGTTATTCATAGTAAAACATGGACACGCTGCAGTAACAGCAAATACAACTTCTGCAACCACATCCGCTACCAGTGGTCCTGCTGTGGCAACCAAGATTACTACCGTGAATCCGATATCTACACCTATTGCACCTTCAGCAAATG GAACCACCACCAAAATGAATATGTCAACGTCATCTCCATCAACAGGACCAACAGGACCAACAGGATctataaaatcaaaaacaacacCACTACCAACAACGACAGCACCCAAACCT CCTGATACGTGTTACATGTATGAAATTTCATGCAACAAAGCAACTTGTCCAGCTGTGTATGAAAACAAAACAGTTCACTTCCCGAATGACGTAAAGATGTGTAATCGTACAGATACAGGATTTTGTTTC GTTAATAAGATAGTCGACTCGAAAAATCAAAGCATTGCAAACTATACCATGGGATGTAATACAAACTGCAACTATAAAAAAGATATTACTGGTTGTTGTAATAGCAATTTGTGCAACGGGGATCTATCTCTGCTCAATAGTGGGCAATATGTGAAATACAATTTTCTGATGTCTGTGCTTTGTATAGCTATTAGTCTTTTCAGATTGGACATATACTTTTGA